In Mucilaginibacter celer, one DNA window encodes the following:
- the rhaT gene encoding L-rhamnose/proton symporter RhaT: MQVILGVIFHFIGGFASGSFYIPYKKIKGWAWESYWIVGGFFSWLIVPPLAAWLTVPGFADIISHTDSATLGWTYLMGLLWGIGGLTYGLGVRYLGVSLGSTIILGLCSVFGAIIPSVYYDLFPKEGKDTFTLMLHNQWGQFVLLGILLCVVGIIICGKAGTMKEKELSNDKTVAEENKDYRFGLGIVVAVISGILSACFNFGIEAGKPMAEIANHTWQASHPGQGDFLFSNNVPYIVILWGGLTTNFVWCMVLNARNKTFNNYTDKKTPLLKNYLFAALAGTTWFLQFFFYGMGESKMGNGASSWILHMAFIILIANTWGLVLKEWKGVSKKAFGTVIAGIAVIVLSVLVVGYGNKIKPKPKAKAELIKPTIKTNQ, from the coding sequence ATGCAAGTAATTTTAGGGGTCATCTTTCATTTTATCGGTGGCTTTGCTTCAGGGAGTTTTTACATCCCCTACAAAAAAATAAAGGGCTGGGCCTGGGAAAGCTACTGGATAGTGGGCGGCTTTTTTTCATGGCTTATTGTGCCGCCGCTGGCAGCATGGCTTACCGTGCCGGGTTTTGCCGACATTATAAGCCATACCGATTCGGCAACGCTTGGCTGGACATATTTGATGGGGTTATTATGGGGTATAGGCGGATTGACATACGGTTTGGGTGTACGCTACTTAGGGGTATCCCTGGGCAGTACCATCATATTAGGTTTATGCTCGGTTTTTGGTGCGATAATACCTTCGGTATATTATGATCTTTTCCCTAAAGAGGGCAAAGATACTTTTACCCTGATGTTGCACAACCAATGGGGGCAGTTTGTTTTATTAGGTATTTTACTTTGTGTGGTCGGCATTATTATTTGCGGTAAAGCCGGCACCATGAAAGAGAAAGAACTATCAAACGATAAAACTGTAGCCGAGGAAAATAAGGATTATCGTTTTGGATTAGGCATTGTTGTGGCCGTAATATCGGGCATATTGAGCGCCTGTTTCAACTTCGGTATTGAAGCCGGTAAACCGATGGCCGAAATTGCCAATCATACCTGGCAGGCTTCGCATCCGGGGCAGGGCGATTTCCTGTTCTCAAACAATGTGCCCTACATCGTGATACTATGGGGCGGCCTCACCACCAACTTTGTATGGTGCATGGTATTGAATGCCCGCAACAAAACGTTTAATAATTATACCGACAAAAAAACGCCCCTGCTTAAAAACTACCTGTTTGCGGCGCTGGCCGGTACCACCTGGTTTTTACAGTTCTTTTTTTACGGCATGGGCGAAAGTAAAATGGGTAACGGTGCCAGCTCATGGATATTGCACATGGCCTTCATCATCCTCATAGCCAACACCTGGGGATTGGTGCTGAAAGAATGGAAAGGTGTAAGCAAAAAAGCATTCGGTACAGTAATAGCAGGTATAGCGGTAATTGTGTTATCTGTACTGGTGGTAGGTTATGGTAACAAGATAAAGCCGAAACCCAAGGCAAAAGCCGAGTTAATCAAGCCAACAATCAAAACAAATCAATAA
- a CDS encoding gluconokinase, with protein MQAYILGIDIGTGSTKAVAISLTGEALGTVSAHYPINSPEPGYSEQDPELIWDAFIKCLSGIIAKLGTHPQAASLSSAMHSIIPVNEAGKALYPMITWADARSENIAQALRATEKGASLYHNCGTAIHAMSPLNKLLWLKDNEAAVFESAHKFISVKEYIWFKLFGVFEIDYSIASATGMFDIVTRRWNVEALDLIGIPTNKLSEPVNTTYYRADVNESVVSSTGIYVQTPFVIGASDGACANLGSHTTGDGIAALTIGTSGAVRITHSKPVYNFEAMVFNYLLDEQTFVCGGAVNNGGIALNWLLKNFLKKENPGGADYDALFGEIATVPAGSEGLIFLPYLYGERAPLWDTKTSGTFFNIKPSHTRSHFLRAGLEGICFALNDVLRTLEDASGGITQVNISGGFTSSAVWTQVLADITGKKLAVLQSEDSSAMGAIYLAARVLHPERYEQLTKVEHQEIIQPNKNNHKVYSRMFPVFKKLYADLKDTMHLVDSWE; from the coding sequence ATGCAGGCATATATTTTAGGCATCGATATAGGCACCGGCAGCACTAAAGCTGTAGCCATCAGTTTAACCGGCGAGGCCTTAGGTACAGTATCGGCTCATTATCCTATCAATTCTCCCGAACCAGGGTACAGTGAGCAGGATCCTGAACTGATCTGGGATGCTTTTATAAAATGCCTTTCGGGGATTATCGCGAAATTAGGTACGCACCCACAGGCAGCAAGCCTGAGCAGTGCGATGCACAGCATTATTCCTGTTAATGAAGCAGGTAAAGCGTTGTACCCCATGATCACCTGGGCCGATGCCCGGAGCGAGAATATTGCCCAGGCATTGAGAGCGACTGAAAAAGGTGCCTCGCTGTATCATAATTGTGGTACGGCCATCCACGCTATGTCTCCCCTAAATAAACTGTTATGGCTAAAAGATAACGAAGCGGCGGTTTTTGAATCTGCACATAAATTTATATCTGTTAAAGAGTATATCTGGTTTAAATTGTTCGGGGTTTTTGAGATTGATTATTCCATAGCCTCGGCGACGGGTATGTTTGATATTGTGACCAGGCGGTGGAATGTTGAAGCGCTTGACCTGATCGGCATCCCAACTAATAAGCTGTCTGAGCCTGTCAATACAACTTATTATCGCGCTGATGTTAACGAATCTGTTGTATCATCAACAGGAATTTACGTCCAAACGCCTTTTGTTATCGGTGCAAGTGATGGCGCCTGTGCTAATTTAGGTAGCCATACTACCGGCGACGGGATTGCCGCTTTAACCATTGGCACCAGCGGAGCGGTAAGGATAACGCATTCCAAACCGGTTTACAATTTCGAAGCTATGGTATTTAATTACCTGCTTGATGAACAGACTTTTGTTTGTGGTGGCGCGGTTAATAACGGAGGAATAGCCCTGAACTGGCTACTGAAAAATTTCCTGAAAAAGGAAAATCCCGGCGGCGCTGATTATGATGCTTTATTTGGGGAGATAGCCACGGTACCTGCAGGTAGCGAAGGCCTGATATTTTTACCTTACCTGTATGGGGAGCGTGCGCCGCTTTGGGATACCAAAACCAGCGGCACGTTTTTCAATATCAAACCATCGCATACCCGTTCGCACTTTTTACGGGCCGGGCTTGAGGGGATTTGCTTTGCCCTGAACGATGTGCTCAGAACTTTAGAAGATGCCTCGGGCGGGATCACCCAAGTTAATATCAGCGGAGGTTTTACCAGTTCGGCGGTGTGGACACAGGTTTTGGCCGATATCACCGGAAAAAAACTGGCCGTGCTGCAATCTGAAGATTCATCGGCCATGGGGGCTATTTACCTTGCTGCACGGGTATTACACCCGGAACGTTATGAACAGCTAACTAAAGTTGAACACCAGGAAATCATCCAGCCAAATAAAAACAACCACAAAGTATACAGCCGGATGTTCCCGGTATTCAAAAAGCTTTATGCCGATTTAAAAGATACGATGCACCTGGTGGATAGCTGGGAATAG
- a CDS encoding phosphatase PAP2-related protein: MKLYFSGLYFNITLNLAPLYHIKQLWKAAYNTRSSRLKLLGATIVIVVIINLLPSFFKYIERRTDGVVLHDWVLAHLPSYDLSVPIFILIWSMGLLMMWRGLYNPRVCISYIWTLNFVCIARFITITLVKLNPPIGLVPLIDPSTSVFYGHTFITKDLFFSGHTATMVLVYLHLQKRRDKFIALICAVVLVVLLLIQHIHYSIDVVAAPLFVYGCWRLTKWLGLQ, encoded by the coding sequence ATGAAGCTGTATTTTAGCGGCCTTTATTTTAACATTACATTGAATTTAGCCCCCCTATACCATATAAAACAGCTTTGGAAAGCGGCCTATAACACCCGAAGCAGCCGGTTAAAGTTATTAGGCGCCACCATTGTTATAGTAGTCATTATTAACCTGCTCCCCTCTTTTTTTAAGTATATAGAACGGAGAACAGACGGTGTAGTATTACATGACTGGGTGCTGGCGCACCTGCCATCCTACGATCTTTCGGTACCGATTTTCATCCTCATCTGGAGTATGGGACTGTTAATGATGTGGCGCGGATTGTATAACCCAAGGGTGTGCATCAGTTATATCTGGACGCTCAATTTTGTATGTATTGCCCGTTTTATCACCATAACTTTGGTTAAACTTAACCCGCCTATCGGCCTTGTACCTTTAATCGATCCGAGTACCAGCGTATTTTACGGGCACACATTTATCACTAAAGATTTATTTTTTTCGGGCCATACGGCTACCATGGTGCTTGTTTACCTGCACCTGCAAAAACGCAGGGATAAATTCATCGCCTTAATCTGCGCAGTAGTGTTAGTAGTACTGTTACTCATTCAGCATATCCATTATTCCATAGATGTTGTAGCCGCGCCATTATTTGTATATGGCTGCTGGCGGTTAACCAAATGGCTTGGCCTCCAATAA
- a CDS encoding MerC domain-containing protein: MNFQKLSPRLDNIGITASTLCAIHCAVVPLIFTSLPLIGLGFLADAWVEWGMIVFALAIGVYSIGLSYRTHHRILPLLMLITGFGLILAGHAFSVFVKEWLVVPAGGLLIASAHFVNYRYTGACNHHYKVYKLKKVE; the protein is encoded by the coding sequence ATGAATTTTCAAAAGCTATCACCGCGGCTGGACAATATCGGTATTACAGCTTCAACTTTGTGCGCCATTCATTGTGCGGTGGTACCATTGATATTTACCAGTCTGCCGCTTATAGGTCTTGGCTTTTTGGCTGATGCCTGGGTAGAATGGGGGATGATCGTTTTTGCTTTGGCAATAGGCGTTTATTCAATAGGTTTATCTTACCGCACCCATCACCGTATTTTACCATTATTGATGCTGATTACTGGCTTCGGATTGATCCTTGCAGGCCATGCTTTTTCGGTATTTGTTAAAGAGTGGCTGGTGGTACCGGCAGGCGGCTTGCTCATTGCCTCGGCGCATTTTGTTAACTACCGGTATACCGGGGCCTGCAACCACCATTATAAAGTTTATAAACTTAAAAAGGTTGAATGA
- a CDS encoding Fur family transcriptional regulator: MIQTRDTQYFEHLLDKHRLKKTAPRLRVLSMMSSRNTATSQPDLENLMHDIDRVTLYRILSAFEEKGIIHKVFDLNGTANYALCSSNCTEHHHHDEHLHFNCVQCKNVYCLNDMNLPAINLPAGFEPQGFTIYANGLCPKCSKKAVKK, translated from the coding sequence ATGATACAAACCCGCGATACCCAGTATTTTGAGCACCTGCTTGACAAGCATCGCCTGAAAAAAACCGCCCCAAGGTTGCGCGTTTTATCAATGATGTCGTCGAGAAATACGGCTACTTCGCAGCCCGACCTGGAGAACCTGATGCACGATATCGACAGGGTTACCCTTTACCGCATCCTGAGCGCGTTTGAAGAAAAGGGGATCATTCATAAAGTGTTCGATCTGAATGGCACGGCGAATTACGCACTGTGTTCATCAAACTGTACGGAGCATCATCATCATGATGAGCACCTGCACTTTAACTGTGTCCAATGCAAAAATGTGTATTGTTTAAATGATATGAATTTACCTGCCATCAATCTCCCGGCTGGTTTTGAGCCGCAGGGCTTTACAATTTATGCTAATGGTTTATGCCCTAAATGCAGTAAAAAGGCGGTAAAAAAATGA
- a CDS encoding N-acetylmuramoyl-L-alanine amidase family protein has translation MRCGVFFGIIVLLLLSVPLISIAQQKDTIPAVTTFKFKTVIIDAGHGGKDAGARGSHSFEKNVTLSIALKLKAAMDTAITDVKSILTRADDTFIPLNQRSAIANQNKGNLFISIHCNSSPEGTAARAHKQKGVLLLVYGFHRLKEQEEAVRENASIFQEKDYKQNYESYDESDPSNLIILNAYIQKYRKQSILFGDLVDDEFTGIDGRESNGVKEQGVLVLAHSAMPAVLIETGFINNPEEEEYLNSDEGQHEIVMSIIRALRNYRKAIGS, from the coding sequence ATGAGGTGTGGTGTTTTCTTCGGGATAATTGTCCTGTTACTTTTATCTGTTCCTCTTATATCCATCGCGCAGCAAAAAGATACTATCCCTGCGGTTACTACCTTTAAATTTAAAACGGTTATTATTGATGCCGGGCATGGCGGTAAAGATGCAGGGGCCAGGGGATCACATTCGTTTGAAAAAAACGTAACCCTATCTATCGCCCTAAAACTGAAAGCAGCAATGGATACGGCCATTACCGATGTTAAATCTATCCTTACCCGTGCCGATGATACGTTTATCCCGCTTAACCAGCGTTCGGCCATAGCCAACCAAAATAAAGGGAACCTGTTTATTTCTATCCACTGCAATTCATCGCCCGAGGGTACCGCCGCGCGTGCACACAAACAAAAAGGTGTATTGCTGCTGGTTTACGGTTTCCACAGGCTTAAGGAACAGGAAGAGGCCGTGCGCGAAAACGCCTCTATCTTCCAGGAAAAGGATTATAAGCAAAACTATGAGAGCTATGACGAGAGTGATCCCTCAAATCTCATCATCCTTAATGCCTACATCCAGAAATACCGCAAGCAAAGCATCCTGTTTGGCGATTTGGTTGATGACGAATTTACCGGCATTGACGGCCGCGAAAGCAATGGCGTTAAAGAGCAGGGCGTACTGGTGCTGGCCCACAGCGCTATGCCTGCCGTTTTGATTGAAACCGGTTTTATCAACAATCCGGAAGAGGAAGAATACCTGAACTCTGACGAAGGGCAGCATGAAATTGTGATGTCGATTATCAGGGCTTTGCGTAATTATCGGAAGGCGATAGGATCATAA
- a CDS encoding glycoside hydrolase family 20 protein, with product MLLLAVFAVSGKAQIAVRGIIPQPLVVKNDHVVYTFPLHLAIGLGDDVDADNLTFFKSYVRSLTGVEPSVNNKMVYPNVWLQLDSNGVQAKEGYTLTVKRNKITITGHDEAGVFYGLQSLAQLLKISNGKLTLEGYDISDHPRFAYRGMHLDVSRHFFEPAAIKKWIDLLALYKINTFHWHLTDDQGWRIEIKKYPLLQSISAYRDETIIGHKKDSPHRFDGKRYGGYYTQDEVKDIVKYATQRHITVIPEIEMPGHALAALAAYRQLGCTGGPYKAATFWGIFDDVYCAGNDETFTFLQNVMDEVLPLFPSKYIHIGGDECPKTKWKACPKCQKRIQDEHMKDEKELQSYFIGRMEKYLNSKGRQIIGWDEILEGGLTPGATVMSWTGEEGGIAAAKQHQEAIMTPEKYVYLDYYQSLYPEEPLAGGGYTPLSKVYNYEPITNELSGEEAKYIKGVQANAWSEYMASPEQAERQLFPRMLALAEVGWSSKSNKNYADFLKRLRYQQPLLKRLKVNAANVFDEIIDSVTETANHQVALTLKTTLPGAKIAYRQEGDKAYTTSESNSVTIEPHSFNKAIVLLNGKQVGRTYEKSFTFHKAIGKKVTLKNQPQGGYNPGNTFSLVNGVFGSKLYNDGQWYGFSGDDLDAVVDLGSVQSVSRLGINILKYHWQKMWEPTLLTFEASADGVNYTEVYRQTDFPDNGINEVRANIKTQQARYIRVKGTNKGIIPPGEYIAGAKAWLMVDEIVVN from the coding sequence ATGTTATTGCTCGCCGTATTCGCCGTTTCGGGCAAAGCACAGATCGCCGTTAGGGGCATCATTCCTCAGCCTTTAGTGGTAAAAAACGATCATGTGGTTTATACATTCCCGCTGCATCTTGCAATTGGTTTGGGGGATGACGTGGATGCTGATAACCTCACATTTTTTAAAAGTTATGTGCGTTCACTAACCGGAGTTGAACCATCTGTAAATAACAAAATGGTTTACCCTAACGTATGGCTTCAGCTTGATAGCAATGGAGTGCAAGCGAAAGAAGGCTATACATTAACTGTTAAACGCAACAAAATAACTATCACCGGGCATGACGAAGCCGGTGTTTTTTACGGCTTACAATCGCTTGCACAATTGCTGAAAATATCTAACGGTAAATTAACGCTTGAAGGATATGATATTTCAGATCATCCCCGCTTCGCCTACCGCGGAATGCACCTCGATGTAAGCCGCCACTTTTTTGAGCCTGCCGCAATTAAAAAATGGATCGATCTGTTAGCGCTTTATAAAATCAATACCTTCCACTGGCATTTAACGGATGACCAAGGCTGGCGTATCGAAATTAAAAAATACCCGCTGTTGCAGAGTATTTCGGCTTATAGGGATGAAACCATTATCGGTCACAAAAAAGATAGTCCGCATCGGTTTGATGGTAAACGTTATGGCGGATATTATACCCAGGATGAGGTAAAGGATATTGTAAAATACGCCACGCAAAGGCATATCACCGTAATACCAGAAATTGAAATGCCCGGTCATGCGCTGGCAGCTTTAGCGGCTTACCGGCAATTGGGTTGTACCGGCGGCCCGTACAAAGCCGCAACCTTCTGGGGTATTTTTGATGATGTGTACTGTGCCGGTAACGATGAAACATTTACCTTTTTACAAAATGTAATGGACGAGGTGCTGCCGCTGTTCCCCTCAAAATACATCCACATTGGCGGCGACGAATGCCCTAAAACCAAATGGAAAGCCTGCCCCAAATGCCAAAAACGCATTCAGGACGAGCATATGAAAGATGAAAAGGAACTGCAAAGCTATTTCATAGGCAGGATGGAAAAATACCTCAACAGCAAAGGCAGGCAGATCATTGGCTGGGACGAGATACTGGAAGGCGGCTTAACCCCCGGTGCAACCGTAATGAGCTGGACGGGCGAAGAAGGAGGCATAGCCGCTGCCAAGCAACACCAGGAAGCCATCATGACGCCCGAAAAATATGTTTATCTGGATTATTACCAATCGCTTTATCCCGAAGAGCCATTGGCTGGCGGAGGCTATACACCTTTAAGCAAAGTGTACAACTACGAACCAATAACCAACGAGCTAAGCGGAGAGGAGGCCAAATATATTAAAGGCGTACAGGCCAATGCCTGGAGCGAATACATGGCCAGCCCGGAACAGGCCGAGCGGCAACTGTTCCCGCGGATGTTGGCTTTGGCCGAAGTTGGCTGGAGTTCTAAATCAAATAAAAACTACGCTGATTTTTTAAAACGATTAAGATACCAGCAACCCTTATTAAAAAGACTGAAGGTAAACGCTGCCAATGTTTTTGATGAGATAATTGACTCGGTAACGGAAACGGCAAACCACCAGGTAGCTTTAACCCTTAAAACAACGCTGCCCGGCGCTAAAATAGCTTACCGGCAGGAGGGTGATAAAGCATACACAACCAGTGAATCTAATTCAGTCACGATAGAACCTCACAGCTTTAATAAAGCTATTGTGTTGTTAAATGGCAAACAGGTTGGCCGTACTTATGAAAAATCGTTCACTTTTCACAAAGCCATAGGTAAAAAGGTAACGCTTAAAAACCAGCCGCAGGGAGGTTATAATCCCGGCAATACCTTTAGCCTGGTAAACGGTGTTTTTGGCAGTAAGCTTTATAATGATGGCCAATGGTACGGTTTCAGCGGCGATGACCTGGATGCGGTTGTTGATCTGGGTAGTGTGCAAAGCGTATCGCGCTTAGGTATCAACATCCTGAAATACCACTGGCAAAAAATGTGGGAGCCAACCTTGCTAACTTTCGAAGCATCCGCAGATGGTGTCAATTACACGGAAGTTTACCGCCAAACTGATTTTCCGGACAATGGCATTAACGAAGTAAGGGCGAATATTAAAACCCAACAAGCCCGCTACATCAGGGTAAAAGGAACCAATAAAGGCATTATTCCGCCAGGCGAATATATTGCCGGGGCAAAGGCATGGCTGATGGTGGATGAGATAGTGGTGAATTGA
- a CDS encoding serine/threonine protein kinase, protein MSKVFTITEGLENMGALRTGGQGSVYKGRRYGPIITAVKLLPTPIHTESTDDKNFRNFQNEVEKLKKVNEEPNPNVVKILNSGITESGSFPFIEMEFIDGPDLEDLLKPPHEPVFTIKEIIKLADQLANALSHCHKVSVKHGDIKSNNVKFNVHTGNYVLLDFGLSAMSDDQRRTSIRHAGAIEFMAPEQNEGLMYFQTDVYSYGIILYELIAGRVPFPLKDNGETARTAVMLAHMELEVPDAMELRRKNLPESWTEEKRELEMMVPSWLLQILSKCLQKDINNRFASGMELQDALVQGSIGAINTSHPDDAWNSDVLLKENERLQGLVLYYQENEGKQPAPTVVTAPDDPRSVRMSKPIFIMFMILLCGFTVFSAVVMDKFGGRIYHGVVNRLFKPSKKQQDTTTTQVSVPTRRDTQEQKPSIKPLEEEQNSNIPPEVDSTTDSILRNIQRIKKRNQDAQFYRDSVKKADTSNLNF, encoded by the coding sequence ATGAGCAAAGTATTTACTATTACCGAAGGATTGGAAAACATGGGGGCTTTACGAACGGGAGGCCAGGGCTCCGTTTATAAAGGTCGCCGTTATGGTCCGATAATTACCGCGGTAAAACTCCTGCCTACCCCCATACATACCGAAAGTACCGACGATAAAAACTTCCGTAATTTTCAAAACGAGGTTGAAAAACTAAAAAAAGTAAACGAAGAACCTAACCCCAATGTGGTTAAGATCCTTAATTCGGGCATTACCGAAAGTGGTTCGTTCCCGTTTATTGAGATGGAGTTTATTGATGGACCGGATCTGGAAGATCTGCTGAAACCGCCGCACGAGCCTGTTTTTACTATTAAAGAGATCATTAAACTGGCCGATCAGCTGGCTAATGCGCTATCGCATTGCCATAAAGTATCGGTTAAACATGGCGATATCAAAAGCAATAACGTAAAGTTTAATGTGCATACCGGTAACTATGTTCTGTTGGATTTTGGTCTTTCGGCTATGTCTGATGATCAGCGCCGTACCAGTATCCGCCATGCCGGGGCTATTGAGTTTATGGCACCCGAGCAAAACGAAGGACTGATGTATTTCCAGACCGACGTGTACAGCTACGGTATTATTTTATACGAACTGATAGCCGGCCGCGTGCCGTTCCCTCTAAAAGATAATGGCGAAACCGCCCGCACAGCCGTAATGCTGGCCCATATGGAGCTGGAAGTTCCGGACGCGATGGAGTTAAGGCGCAAAAACCTACCCGAAAGCTGGACGGAAGAGAAGCGTGAACTTGAAATGATGGTGCCTTCCTGGTTACTTCAAATACTTAGCAAGTGCCTGCAAAAGGATATCAACAACCGGTTTGCCAGTGGCATGGAGTTACAGGATGCTTTGGTACAGGGAAGTATTGGCGCAATCAATACCAGTCACCCGGATGATGCCTGGAACAGCGATGTTTTACTGAAAGAGAATGAACGCCTGCAAGGCCTGGTGTTGTATTACCAGGAGAACGAAGGAAAGCAACCGGCCCCAACTGTAGTTACTGCACCGGATGATCCAAGATCGGTACGGATGTCGAAACCGATTTTTATCATGTTTATGATATTACTTTGCGGCTTTACGGTGTTTTCGGCAGTGGTGATGGATAAGTTTGGCGGCCGCATTTATCATGGTGTGGTAAACCGACTTTTTAAACCATCAAAAAAACAACAGGATACTACTACTACACAGGTGTCTGTGCCCACGCGAAGAGATACGCAGGAGCAGAAACCCAGTATTAAGCCTTTGGAGGAAGAACAAAACAGTAACATTCCACCTGAGGTTGATTCGACCACAGATTCGATTTTGAGAAATATACAACGGATTAAAAAGCGAAATCAGGACGCGCAGTTTTACCGCGACAGCGTGAAGAAGGCGGATACCTCCAACTTAAATTTTTAA
- a CDS encoding PP2C family protein-serine/threonine phosphatase has product MASNFFGITDTGKQRQNNEDVFIAEKSGDGNFIIACVIDGVGGYAGGEIAAEIARATILEQLQYIAGDIVPLLVNTFKIANQRIYDEKAQNKELSSMACVLTLVVADLLNNKFYYAHVGDTRLYLLRDYSLIKISKDHSFVGFLEDSGRLSEEAAMDHPKRNEINKALGFTREIDHDPEFVETGSSPFLPGDILLICSDGLTDLVDKSKITNILTTGEDLPAKGKKLIEAANNKGGKDNVTVVLVHNDKERKQHATTKPTSTATKPVEQQEVVAKPVAQKEQTPATVVKTKGNGGTVAILSILCFIFLGGFIWQFKKNSEFTVIPKKTDTLAAQPIKNAQELKLQDTINKLKGNTLVLSAADFKQPIVLTDTLHINKDSIYIKTKGEIIFKKDSTYKGPAIVLAAKCKYVVLDSVAFDGFRVGIATRNDALVLKNVRFNNCAIPVLTGYLLPNMKYISGRSLGSLFKADTIPSKTTH; this is encoded by the coding sequence ATGGCAAGTAATTTTTTCGGAATAACGGATACCGGTAAACAAAGGCAAAATAACGAAGACGTTTTTATTGCCGAAAAATCGGGCGATGGCAATTTTATTATTGCCTGTGTGATTGATGGGGTAGGCGGCTACGCAGGCGGCGAAATTGCCGCCGAAATTGCCCGTGCCACCATTTTAGAGCAGCTGCAATACATAGCCGGCGATATTGTGCCCCTGCTGGTGAATACCTTTAAAATTGCCAATCAGCGTATTTATGATGAAAAGGCACAAAATAAAGAACTAAGCAGTATGGCCTGCGTGCTTACGCTGGTCGTTGCCGACTTGTTGAACAATAAGTTTTACTACGCCCACGTAGGCGATACCCGCTTGTACCTGCTGCGCGATTATTCGCTGATAAAAATCTCTAAAGATCATTCATTTGTTGGTTTCCTGGAAGATTCCGGTCGCCTTAGCGAAGAGGCTGCTATGGACCACCCTAAGCGCAACGAAATAAATAAAGCCCTTGGGTTTACCCGGGAGATTGACCACGATCCGGAATTTGTAGAAACCGGCAGTTCGCCATTTTTGCCCGGCGATATCCTGCTGATCTGCAGTGACGGGTTAACCGATCTGGTTGATAAAAGCAAAATTACCAATATCCTCACCACCGGCGAAGATTTGCCCGCCAAGGGTAAAAAGCTAATTGAGGCGGCCAATAATAAAGGAGGCAAGGATAACGTAACCGTGGTGCTGGTACATAACGATAAAGAACGGAAACAGCACGCTACAACCAAGCCAACATCTACAGCCACAAAACCTGTTGAACAGCAGGAGGTAGTTGCCAAACCGGTTGCTCAAAAAGAGCAGACTCCCGCTACTGTGGTGAAAACCAAAGGTAACGGCGGTACAGTAGCTATACTAAGCATTTTGTGTTTTATATTTTTAGGCGGATTTATCTGGCAGTTTAAAAAGAACAGCGAGTTTACGGTTATCCCCAAAAAAACGGATACACTGGCAGCGCAACCCATCAAAAACGCGCAGGAACTAAAATTACAGGATACCATCAATAAGCTGAAAGGTAACACCCTGGTGCTCTCGGCAGCAGATTTTAAACAGCCCATTGTTTTAACGGATACGCTGCATATCAATAAGGATAGCATCTACATCAAAACAAAAGGCGAAATCATCTTCAAAAAAGATTCTACCTATAAAGGCCCGGCTATTGTGCTGGCTGCTAAATGTAAATATGTGGTTTTGGATAGTGTGGCCTTTGACGGTTTCAGGGTAGGTATTGCAACCCGCAACGATGCCCTGGTGCTTAAAAACGTACGTTTTAACAATTGCGCTATCCCTGTACTAACCGGTTACCTGTTGCCTAACATGAAATATATTTCGGGCAGATCATTAGGCAGCTTGTTTAAAGCCGATACCATCCCTTCAAAAACTACGCACTGA